From the Psychrobacillus sp. FSL K6-4046 genome, one window contains:
- a CDS encoding IS256 family transposase — protein sequence MQNYENMRIKDLARECQSVDDIIEMMKNLFKETLQLVFEAEIEDHLGYSKHSPTGNNTGNSRNGYRSKVIRTKFGNTELNIPRDRNGEYEPQIVKNYESSINGLEEQILALYSKGMSTRDIESHMKDIYGVEVSPSLVSKVTDKILPQIFEWHSRPLDRVYPIVYLDAVHFKVKHENRIINKAAYTVLGINSDGIKDILGIWVGENESASFWLGVCTDLKSRGVEDIFIACKDGLSGFTEAIQSTFPKTHIQLCVIHQLRNTMKYVPSRERNPFMTDLKKVYKASTLEQAELEFGKVKASWKDKYPKVIGSWEEHWLELTAYFSYPTEIRKIIYTTNTVEGFHRQLRKVTKTKTAYPTDNSLKKILYLATMDAIKKWNKPIPGWLECEGQFKIIFEGRI from the coding sequence ATGCAAAATTACGAAAATATGAGAATCAAGGATTTAGCTAGAGAGTGTCAATCTGTTGATGACATCATCGAGATGATGAAAAATCTTTTTAAAGAAACATTACAGCTTGTATTTGAGGCCGAAATCGAAGACCACCTTGGCTACTCCAAACATAGCCCGACAGGAAATAATACCGGAAACAGTAGAAATGGCTATCGTTCAAAGGTGATTCGAACAAAGTTTGGAAATACAGAATTAAATATACCTAGAGACCGCAATGGTGAATATGAACCGCAAATCGTGAAGAATTACGAGTCGTCCATCAATGGCTTAGAAGAACAGATTTTAGCTTTGTATTCCAAAGGAATGTCCACAAGAGATATCGAGTCACATATGAAAGATATATATGGTGTCGAAGTATCTCCTAGCTTGGTTAGTAAGGTAACAGATAAAATTTTACCTCAGATTTTCGAATGGCACTCCCGCCCTTTAGACCGTGTGTATCCAATTGTTTATTTGGATGCGGTCCACTTCAAGGTGAAGCACGAGAACCGTATTATTAATAAAGCTGCTTATACTGTTCTCGGCATTAATTCCGATGGAATTAAGGATATCCTTGGTATATGGGTAGGTGAAAATGAAAGCGCGAGCTTTTGGCTAGGTGTCTGTACAGACCTTAAAAGTCGTGGTGTAGAAGATATCTTTATTGCGTGTAAGGACGGACTTTCTGGCTTTACAGAAGCGATCCAGAGCACCTTTCCAAAGACGCATATTCAGTTGTGTGTGATCCATCAATTACGAAATACCATGAAGTATGTGCCTTCAAGGGAACGAAACCCGTTTATGACCGATTTAAAGAAGGTATACAAGGCTTCTACTTTGGAGCAAGCTGAACTTGAGTTTGGAAAAGTAAAGGCATCATGGAAAGATAAATATCCGAAGGTTATTGGTTCTTGGGAGGAACATTGGTTGGAGCTTACAGCTTACTTTTCCTACCCGACGGAGATACGGAAAATCATTTATACGACCAATACAGTGGAAGGATTCCATCGCCAACTGAGAAAGGTAACAAAGACAAAAACAGCCTATCCTACGGACAATTCACTAAAGAAGATTCTTTATTTGGCCACGATGGATGCCATAAAAAAATGGAATAAGCCTATTCCAGGATGGCTAGAGTGTGAGGGACAATTCAAAATTATTTTTGAGGGGCGGATTTAG
- a CDS encoding 2-oxoacid:ferredoxin oxidoreductase subunit beta, with amino-acid sequence MVTFKDFRNNVKPNWCPGCGDFSVQAAIQRAAANVGIQPHDLAVISGIGCSGRISGYIHSYGFHGIHGRALPIAQGLKMANKDLHVIASGGDGDGFAIGMGHTIHSIRRNIDLTYVVMDNQIYGLTKGQTSPRSAEGFKTKSTPGGAIEPSVKPLELALTSGATFVAQGFSSDIKELTAIIEAGIQHKGFSFINVFSPCVTYNKVNTYDWFKENLTKLSNVEGYDSTNREEAMRVVMENEGLVTGIIYQDENAPSYQDQVPGYAPTPLVDQNLKMSEKEFDALLKDFM; translated from the coding sequence ATGGTAACATTTAAAGATTTTCGTAACAATGTAAAACCAAACTGGTGCCCAGGATGTGGTGACTTTTCTGTGCAAGCAGCAATACAGCGTGCAGCAGCAAACGTAGGCATCCAGCCGCATGATTTAGCAGTCATCTCTGGTATCGGATGTTCTGGACGTATTTCTGGCTATATTCACTCTTATGGCTTCCATGGTATCCACGGAAGAGCTTTACCAATTGCACAAGGTTTAAAAATGGCTAATAAGGATTTACACGTAATCGCATCTGGTGGTGACGGAGATGGGTTTGCCATTGGTATGGGACACACAATCCACTCAATTCGCCGTAATATCGATTTAACGTATGTAGTAATGGACAACCAGATTTATGGATTGACTAAAGGGCAAACATCTCCACGTTCAGCAGAAGGCTTTAAAACGAAGTCTACTCCAGGTGGAGCAATAGAACCTTCCGTTAAACCACTGGAGCTAGCACTGACTTCTGGGGCTACATTTGTCGCACAAGGCTTCTCTTCAGACATTAAAGAATTAACTGCAATTATCGAAGCAGGTATCCAGCATAAAGGCTTCTCGTTTATCAACGTGTTCAGCCCATGTGTCACTTATAACAAAGTAAACACATATGACTGGTTCAAAGAGAATTTAACGAAGCTATCTAATGTGGAAGGCTACGACTCCACTAATCGTGAGGAAGCAATGCGAGTAGTAATGGAAAATGAAGGACTAGTAACTGGAATCATCTATCAGGATGAAAATGCACCTTCTTACCAGGATCAAGTACCTGGATATGCTCCAACACCGCTTGTTGATCAAAACTTGAAGATGAGTGAAAAAGAGTTTGATGCATTGTTAAAAGATTTTATGTAA
- a CDS encoding 2-oxoacid:acceptor oxidoreductase subunit alpha, whose translation MLQQLSWKVGGQQGEGIESTGEIFSMAMNRLGYYLYGYRHFSSRIKGGHTNNKICVRPTQVRTIPDNLDILVAFDQETIEVNYKELTEKSIILADAKFSPEAPEDCLAPMYIVPFTEIASSLGTSLMKNMVAIGATSALLNLDKAVFQGVVDEIFGKKGEEVVEKNMQAIQQGYDTMAEQLGDRLGEWEIAPADGKQRLFMIGNDAIAMGALTAGVRFMAAYPITPASEIMEYMIKKLPLFGGAVIQTEDEIAAATMAIGSNYGGVRAFTASAGPGLSLMMEAIGLSGMTEQPLVIVDTQRGGPSTGLPTKQEQSDLMQMIYGTHGEIPKVVIAPSTGEEAFYDTIQAFNIAEELQLPVIILSDLQLSLGKQTVEPFDYSKIEIRRGRLMDNEELPETEDKSYFKRYEVTEDGISPRVLPGMKHAIHHVTGVEHDETGKPSEAALNRQAQMDKRMKKLKFVNFDEPVYVNAPHEEADILFVGFNSTRGVLEELQQTLNDNGVKVNHAHIRLIHPFPTEQMQPLVAKAKKVVVVENNATGQLANIIKMNVGGHDKIVSVLKYDGTPFLPLSLAKQVKEMLTDGNI comes from the coding sequence ATGTTGCAACAGCTTTCTTGGAAAGTAGGAGGGCAGCAAGGAGAGGGTATTGAGAGTACAGGCGAAATATTCTCTATGGCTATGAATCGCCTTGGGTACTACTTATATGGATACCGTCATTTCTCTTCTCGAATTAAAGGCGGACATACTAATAATAAAATTTGTGTGCGTCCTACTCAAGTACGTACCATTCCAGATAACTTAGATATTTTAGTGGCATTTGATCAAGAAACGATTGAAGTCAATTATAAAGAGCTTACAGAAAAAAGTATCATACTAGCAGATGCTAAATTTTCACCAGAGGCACCAGAGGACTGTTTAGCACCAATGTATATCGTACCTTTTACAGAGATTGCTTCTAGCCTTGGAACCTCTCTCATGAAGAACATGGTGGCAATTGGAGCTACGTCTGCTTTATTAAACCTAGACAAAGCCGTTTTCCAAGGAGTCGTTGATGAAATCTTTGGTAAAAAAGGTGAAGAAGTTGTAGAAAAAAATATGCAGGCGATTCAACAAGGATATGACACGATGGCTGAGCAGCTTGGGGACCGTCTTGGAGAGTGGGAAATAGCTCCAGCTGACGGCAAACAGCGTTTATTCATGATTGGTAATGATGCAATAGCTATGGGCGCATTAACTGCAGGCGTACGCTTTATGGCAGCTTATCCAATTACTCCAGCTTCTGAAATAATGGAGTATATGATTAAAAAGCTACCTCTATTTGGAGGAGCAGTCATTCAAACAGAAGATGAAATTGCTGCAGCAACAATGGCAATTGGTTCTAACTACGGTGGTGTACGTGCATTTACAGCGTCTGCAGGGCCTGGCCTGTCTCTAATGATGGAAGCAATCGGATTGTCCGGGATGACCGAGCAACCATTAGTAATTGTCGACACACAGCGTGGGGGTCCATCTACAGGATTACCGACCAAACAAGAGCAGTCTGATTTAATGCAAATGATCTACGGTACGCATGGGGAAATTCCAAAGGTGGTCATTGCACCAAGTACTGGAGAAGAAGCGTTCTACGATACAATCCAAGCTTTTAATATTGCTGAAGAATTGCAGCTACCTGTCATTATTCTTTCGGACTTACAGCTATCACTTGGTAAGCAAACAGTGGAACCATTTGATTATTCGAAAATAGAAATCCGTCGAGGTCGTTTAATGGACAACGAAGAGCTTCCGGAAACAGAAGATAAAAGTTATTTCAAACGATACGAAGTAACCGAAGATGGTATTTCACCACGTGTATTACCAGGTATGAAGCATGCAATTCACCATGTAACAGGTGTAGAGCATGATGAAACTGGCAAACCTTCTGAAGCAGCATTAAACCGTCAAGCTCAAATGGACAAGCGTATGAAAAAATTAAAGTTTGTTAACTTCGATGAGCCAGTGTACGTTAACGCCCCTCATGAAGAAGCAGATATATTATTTGTAGGATTCAATTCTACTCGCGGAGTACTAGAAGAACTACAACAAACACTAAATGACAATGGAGTGAAAGTGAACCATGCACATATTCGCTTAATTCACCCATTCCCAACCGAACAAATGCAGCCGCTAGTAGCTAAAGCTAAAAAAGTAGTAGTGGTAGAAAACAATGCAACAGGACAATTGGCAAACATTATTAAAATGAACGTCGGCGGTCATGACAAAATAGTGAGTGTATTGAAATATGATGGCACTCCATTCTTGCCATTAAGTCTTGCAAAACAAGTGAAGGAGATGCTAACAGATGGTAACATTTAA
- a CDS encoding stage V sporulation protein S, which translates to MDSLKVSSRSNPNSVAGALVAVIREQGYAEMQAVGAGALNQAIKAIAIARGFVAPSGTDLTCSPAFTDIIISGEDRTALKLLVEKKSK; encoded by the coding sequence GTGGATTCTTTAAAAGTATCTTCTCGTTCAAACCCCAATTCAGTTGCTGGTGCATTAGTTGCAGTTATAAGAGAACAAGGTTACGCAGAAATGCAGGCAGTAGGCGCAGGAGCATTAAACCAAGCTATAAAAGCTATTGCTATTGCAAGAGGATTTGTTGCTCCTAGTGGAACAGACCTAACTTGCTCACCGGCGTTCACAGATATTATTATTTCTGGTGAAGATCGAACTGCTTTGAAATTACTGGTAGAAAAGAAATCAAAATAA
- a CDS encoding TIGR00282 family metallophosphoesterase, whose amino-acid sequence MKILFIGDIVGSIGRDTLESYLPRLKRKYMPDVVIANGENAAAGRGITKTIFNSLLHMGVDVVTMGNHTWDQKEIMDFIDDTDYLIRPANFSEDAPGKGMTSVTKNGHTISVINMHGRTFLPPHDDPFKMATEMVEEAKQLSPIVFVDFHAEATSEKIAFGWHLDGKASVVVGTHTHVQTADSRILPGGTAYITDVGMTGPYDEVLGMKKEDVLYRFQTNMPTRFEVPKSGRSVLSGFFVEVDNQTGKATHQERIYINEDYPFEA is encoded by the coding sequence ATGAAAATACTATTTATCGGTGATATTGTTGGATCAATTGGTAGAGATACGTTGGAAAGCTACTTACCAAGACTAAAAAGAAAATATATGCCAGATGTTGTAATTGCCAATGGGGAGAATGCAGCTGCTGGTAGAGGCATTACGAAAACTATATTTAACTCTCTTTTACATATGGGAGTAGACGTAGTGACGATGGGAAACCATACATGGGATCAAAAAGAAATTATGGACTTCATCGATGATACAGATTATTTAATTCGTCCTGCCAATTTTTCAGAAGACGCTCCGGGTAAAGGAATGACCTCTGTAACGAAAAACGGCCACACTATTTCTGTCATCAATATGCATGGTAGAACATTCTTACCGCCACACGATGATCCATTTAAAATGGCAACTGAAATGGTTGAAGAAGCTAAGCAGCTATCCCCAATTGTATTTGTAGACTTTCATGCAGAAGCGACAAGTGAAAAAATTGCCTTTGGATGGCATTTAGACGGCAAGGCCTCTGTTGTAGTAGGAACTCATACGCATGTACAAACAGCGGATTCTCGTATTCTTCCTGGCGGCACTGCTTATATTACAGATGTCGGAATGACAGGTCCTTATGATGAAGTATTAGGGATGAAAAAAGAGGACGTACTATACCGTTTCCAAACAAATATGCCAACTCGCTTTGAAGTACCGAAGAGCGGTCGTTCGGTGCTAAGTGGATTTTTCGTAGAGGTGGATAACCAAACTGGTAAAGCAACACATCAAGAGAGAATATATATTAACGAAGATTATCCATTTGAAGCATAA
- the rny gene encoding ribonuclease Y, with product MTWEIIISALLGLIIGGAVGYGYLKKVNDSKVTGAKQSSVLIIEEAKREAEALKKEALLEAKDETHQLRNEAESDIRERRMELQKQENRLLQREENLDRKDDALNKREVSLERKEDALTQRQQHIEQKESKVDELVEEQQTELQRISTLTREEAKTIILQEVENELATDIAVMTKESETRAKEEADKKSREILSLALQRFAADHVAETTVSVVNLPNDEMKGRIIGREGRNIRTLETLTGIDLIIDDTPEAVILSGFDPIRRETARLALEKLVQDGRIHPARIEEMVEKSRREVDEQIREIGEQTTFDIGVHNLHPDLMKILGRLRYRTSYGQNVLKHSTEVAYLAGLLAAELGEDVTLARRAGLLHDIGKAIDHEVEGSHVEIGVELARKYKEHPVVINSIASHHGDTEATSVIAVLVAAADALSAARPGARSETLENYIRRLEKLEEISESYEGVEKSFAIQAGREIRIMVRPDQIDDITAHRLARDIRKRIEEELDYPGHIKVTVIRETRAVEYAK from the coding sequence ATGACATGGGAAATTATCATCTCCGCTTTGCTTGGTCTTATTATCGGTGGCGCTGTTGGTTACGGTTATCTGAAAAAAGTGAATGATTCAAAAGTGACTGGTGCAAAACAATCTTCTGTACTCATTATAGAGGAAGCAAAGCGAGAGGCAGAAGCATTAAAGAAAGAAGCACTTTTAGAGGCCAAAGATGAAACTCACCAATTACGAAATGAAGCTGAATCTGACATCCGAGAACGCCGCATGGAACTGCAAAAACAGGAAAATCGGTTATTACAAAGAGAAGAGAATCTAGATCGTAAAGATGATGCTCTAAACAAGAGAGAAGTAAGTCTTGAGCGTAAAGAAGATGCTCTAACACAAAGACAACAGCATATCGAACAAAAGGAAAGTAAAGTGGATGAACTAGTTGAAGAGCAACAAACAGAGCTACAACGTATTTCTACTCTTACTCGTGAAGAAGCAAAAACTATCATTCTTCAAGAGGTAGAAAATGAATTGGCTACTGATATTGCTGTGATGACTAAAGAATCTGAAACAAGAGCCAAAGAAGAAGCTGACAAGAAATCGAGAGAAATACTTTCACTTGCTTTACAAAGGTTTGCAGCAGATCACGTTGCGGAAACTACCGTTTCGGTTGTAAACTTACCGAATGACGAGATGAAAGGACGAATTATCGGACGTGAAGGACGAAACATTCGTACACTCGAAACATTGACTGGTATCGATCTTATCATTGACGACACACCAGAGGCTGTAATTCTTTCCGGGTTCGATCCGATTAGAAGAGAGACTGCTCGATTAGCCCTTGAAAAATTAGTGCAAGATGGACGTATCCATCCTGCTCGAATTGAAGAAATGGTAGAGAAGTCTAGAAGAGAAGTAGATGAACAAATTCGCGAAATTGGCGAACAAACTACTTTTGATATAGGTGTTCATAACCTACATCCAGATTTGATGAAGATTTTAGGCCGTTTAAGATACCGTACAAGTTATGGTCAAAACGTATTAAAACATTCTACTGAAGTTGCCTATTTAGCTGGTCTCTTAGCTGCAGAGCTTGGAGAAGACGTAACACTTGCTAGACGTGCAGGCTTATTACACGACATCGGAAAAGCAATTGACCATGAAGTGGAAGGAAGTCACGTTGAAATAGGGGTAGAACTTGCAAGAAAGTATAAAGAACATCCGGTAGTAATTAATAGTATTGCTTCCCATCACGGAGATACAGAAGCTACTTCTGTCATTGCCGTATTAGTAGCAGCAGCAGATGCTTTATCTGCAGCTAGACCTGGTGCAAGAAGTGAAACATTAGAAAATTACATTCGCCGCCTTGAAAAACTAGAGGAAATTTCAGAATCCTATGAAGGTGTTGAAAAATCCTTTGCTATTCAAGCGGGTAGAGAAATCCGCATTATGGTTCGTCCTGATCAAATCGATGACATTACGGCTCATCGCTTGGCAAGAGACATCCGTAAGCGAATTGAAGAAGAGCTCGATTATCCTGGTCACATAAAAGTAACTGTAATCAGAGAAACTAGAGCCGTAGAATACGCAAAATAA